The Pontibacter pudoricolor genome contains a region encoding:
- a CDS encoding EamA family transporter, protein MKLLKANPFYAAGITAFIIWGFIPFPLKALADYPSGLILYFRVALSVTLLLFICLFFRRDTIKQTYSLVKASAIKEKRRFIVFTLLGGILLTINWLTFIYVVNHIDIQTGSFSYLLCPILTAVLGFLLLKEELRTNQWLAIGLSIISCVLIGTGELTSLLFSLMIALSYAFYLITQRILRAYDKIVLLTLQLLLAFLFIGPFYSFFKGDSTIVLDGGFFLKVSILSALFTVLPLFLNLFALKELTSGAIGILMYINPIMNFVIAFLYFNEETTFVKAMAYVLIFISVIIYNINLKKRRKTAGGMPVPPTSAVTTIK, encoded by the coding sequence ATGAAATTACTGAAAGCAAACCCCTTTTATGCGGCCGGCATCACGGCATTTATTATCTGGGGTTTTATACCTTTCCCGTTAAAGGCGCTGGCCGATTACCCGAGCGGGCTTATTCTTTATTTCCGGGTGGCGTTGTCGGTAACGTTGCTGTTGTTCATTTGCCTGTTCTTCAGAAGAGACACTATAAAACAAACCTATAGTCTGGTAAAAGCATCGGCCATTAAGGAGAAGCGACGTTTTATAGTTTTTACGTTGCTGGGTGGCATACTGCTAACTATAAACTGGCTCACGTTCATCTACGTCGTCAACCATATTGATATTCAGACCGGCTCTTTCTCGTATCTGCTTTGCCCAATACTTACGGCAGTGCTTGGTTTTTTATTATTGAAAGAAGAGTTGCGGACAAACCAGTGGCTGGCTATTGGCCTGAGTATTATCAGTTGTGTGCTTATCGGGACCGGTGAACTGACCAGCCTTTTGTTTAGTTTGATGATCGCGCTTAGCTATGCTTTTTACCTGATAACGCAACGCATTTTGCGGGCTTATGACAAGATCGTACTACTAACCCTGCAGTTGCTGCTGGCTTTCCTGTTTATCGGGCCGTTCTATAGTTTCTTTAAAGGCGACTCAACCATAGTGTTAGATGGCGGCTTTTTCCTGAAGGTGAGTATCCTGAGTGCTTTATTTACGGTGCTGCCCCTTTTCCTGAACCTGTTTGCCTTAAAAGAGCTTACATCCGGCGCCATCGGCATCCTGATGTACATTAACCCGATCATGAATTTCGTGATTGCCTTTTTGTACTTCAATGAAGAGACCACTTTTGTGAAAGCGATGGCCTATGTACTCATCTTTATTTCCGTGATCATCTATAACATAAACCTGAAAAAACGCCGAAAGACTGCAGGTGGTATGCCTGTGCCTCCTACCTCAGCGGTTACAACTATAAAGTAG
- a CDS encoding DUF5686 and carboxypeptidase regulatory-like domain-containing protein: protein MRFTWFLFLLLFAPLFCFGGTLRGRLTDENGQGLPFASIYIKETSSGTATNENGYYQLQLDSGTYTLEFKYVGYKAKTQVVKINGHPVELNVQLFPEVLNLKEVVVHASDEDPAYPIMRNAIRLRKYHLNEALAWSARVYMKSVARMDKVPSKVLGVRVVDVDTGIVYLSESVSQLHFKRPNKVNEKVISSRVSGQKKGFSFNQASEMNISFYENLLKIEGLNERGFVSPLANNALFFYRYQYMGAFEENGRTINKIKVIPRRRNDPVFEGNIYIVDGTWRIHSTDLKLTKRAGIEFVDFIRVRQVYEPVLEHVWMPVSQKFTFEAAGLGFKGRGYVTGVYSNYKVQAAYKKPPVLEEVEPEPEETIVANAQTTRPTPKPRFKIIEPEKADPKEKPIHSEKLFTKEILVVDKDANKRDSLYWDKIRPTPLTKEESKDYVKKDKLEAIKESKVYQDSLDRIRNKPTFGNLFLSGYTYNNSFEGTYLRFDPIISPTNSSILQYNTVEGVVADVKVAYGRRFDDRRRYIIEPTVRYGFSNEKFNAKLRAAYVYNTTTNSIIQLEGGRYVDQININSPISSFVNSVYTLAAGKNYMKLYQRDFVRLAHRGELANGLLLTANLEYAHRMPMQNTTFYSFKDPNPEGISTFTSNVPVNAELADASFTPHQVLMASFSLSIKPGQRYITRPDRKINLGSKYPTISLAYRTGLKAFGGDIKYSTAALGVNDELSFGLLGSSSYSAAAGIFWNKESMTLMDYRHFKGNRTVFAGAYDGFQLLDYYRYSTNNNYLEAHYEHHFNGFLFNKIPLFRKLKLQEVVSLNYLNTQQSRNYLELGVGIEHIFKVLRVDFITSFQEGEKARTGVAIGLGF from the coding sequence ATGCGCTTCACCTGGTTTTTGTTCCTGCTTTTATTCGCACCGCTGTTCTGCTTTGGCGGTACCCTGCGCGGTCGCCTTACCGATGAGAACGGACAAGGCCTGCCTTTTGCCAGCATCTACATCAAAGAAACATCCAGCGGCACCGCCACCAACGAGAACGGGTATTACCAACTACAGCTCGACTCCGGGACATATACCTTAGAGTTTAAATATGTTGGCTACAAAGCCAAAACGCAGGTGGTAAAGATAAATGGCCACCCCGTGGAGCTAAATGTGCAGCTTTTCCCTGAAGTCCTTAACCTGAAAGAAGTAGTAGTGCACGCTTCCGACGAAGATCCGGCTTACCCAATTATGCGCAATGCCATCCGGTTACGGAAATACCACCTGAACGAAGCGCTTGCCTGGAGCGCCCGCGTGTACATGAAAAGCGTTGCCCGCATGGATAAAGTGCCAAGTAAAGTGCTGGGTGTTAGGGTGGTGGATGTGGATACGGGTATCGTTTACCTTTCTGAGTCTGTATCGCAGTTGCATTTTAAGCGGCCCAATAAGGTAAATGAGAAAGTGATCTCGTCCAGGGTGAGCGGTCAGAAGAAAGGCTTCAGTTTTAACCAGGCTTCAGAGATGAACATCAGCTTTTACGAGAACCTGCTGAAGATAGAAGGATTGAACGAACGTGGGTTTGTGTCGCCGCTGGCCAATAATGCACTGTTTTTTTACCGTTACCAGTACATGGGCGCGTTTGAAGAGAATGGCCGGACTATAAATAAAATAAAAGTAATACCCCGCCGTCGCAACGACCCTGTTTTTGAAGGCAACATTTATATCGTGGACGGCACCTGGCGCATCCATAGTACCGACCTGAAACTAACCAAAAGAGCGGGAATTGAGTTTGTGGATTTTATACGTGTGCGGCAGGTGTACGAGCCAGTGCTGGAACACGTCTGGATGCCGGTATCACAGAAGTTTACCTTTGAGGCAGCAGGTTTAGGCTTTAAAGGTAGGGGCTACGTTACGGGCGTTTATTCCAACTACAAAGTGCAGGCAGCCTATAAAAAACCACCGGTGCTGGAAGAAGTGGAGCCCGAGCCCGAAGAAACTATAGTTGCCAATGCGCAAACTACCAGACCAACGCCTAAACCACGCTTTAAAATTATAGAGCCCGAAAAAGCAGACCCGAAGGAAAAGCCTATCCATAGCGAAAAACTTTTCACGAAAGAGATACTGGTAGTTGATAAAGATGCAAATAAACGCGACTCGCTTTACTGGGATAAGATCAGGCCAACACCTCTTACCAAAGAAGAATCGAAAGACTATGTAAAAAAGGATAAGCTGGAAGCCATAAAGGAATCAAAAGTATACCAGGATTCGCTGGACCGCATCCGGAACAAACCTACTTTTGGCAACCTGTTTTTGAGTGGGTATACCTACAACAACAGCTTTGAAGGTACTTACCTGCGCTTCGACCCGATCATCAGCCCAACCAACAGCAGCATTCTGCAATACAACACGGTAGAGGGCGTGGTAGCCGATGTAAAAGTAGCTTACGGCCGACGCTTTGATGACCGCCGCCGATATATTATAGAGCCAACGGTGCGCTATGGCTTCTCGAACGAAAAATTCAATGCCAAACTGCGTGCCGCCTACGTTTACAACACCACTACCAACAGTATTATACAGCTGGAAGGCGGCCGCTACGTAGATCAGATCAATATAAACAGCCCGATCTCGTCGTTCGTGAACTCGGTTTACACGCTGGCAGCCGGCAAAAACTACATGAAACTATACCAGCGCGACTTTGTAAGGCTGGCCCACCGCGGCGAGCTGGCCAACGGACTGCTACTTACCGCTAACCTGGAATACGCACACCGCATGCCGATGCAGAACACCACGTTCTATAGTTTTAAAGATCCTAACCCCGAAGGCATAAGCACTTTTACATCGAATGTGCCGGTAAATGCAGAGCTGGCAGATGCAAGCTTTACGCCACACCAAGTGCTGATGGCCTCTTTCAGCTTAAGTATTAAACCAGGGCAGCGCTACATTACCCGCCCCGACCGCAAAATTAACCTGGGCTCAAAATACCCAACTATAAGCTTGGCTTACCGAACAGGCCTGAAAGCATTTGGCGGCGACATAAAATACAGCACTGCGGCGTTGGGTGTGAATGATGAACTGAGTTTCGGGTTGCTTGGCAGCAGCAGCTATAGTGCAGCGGCAGGTATTTTCTGGAACAAAGAAAGCATGACCCTGATGGATTACCGCCACTTTAAAGGCAACCGAACCGTTTTTGCAGGTGCCTACGACGGTTTCCAGTTACTTGACTACTATCGGTACAGCACCAATAACAATTACCTGGAAGCGCATTACGAGCATCATTTCAACGGCTTCCTGTTCAATAAAATACCACTGTTCCGCAAGCTAAAACTGCAGGAAGTAGTGAGCCTGAATTACCTGAACACGCAGCAATCGAGAAATTACCTGGAGCTTGGCGTTGGCATTGAGCACATCTTTAAAGTACTCCGTGTTGATTTCATAACATCCTTCCAGGAAGGGGAGAAAGCGCGGACTGGCGTAGCGATAGGGCTCGGCTTCTAA